A region of Periophthalmus magnuspinnatus isolate fPerMag1 chromosome 13, fPerMag1.2.pri, whole genome shotgun sequence DNA encodes the following proteins:
- the slc19a3a gene encoding thiamine transporter 2 — translation MELVRRWRSWKSDWRYATALLCVYGFFSTVKPLEPFLIPFLSGPDKNLTTEQINNEILPVWTYSYLTVLVPVFLLTDWLRYKPVIIFQSAALFVLTALLYWTKSVPAMQAGQFFYGVVTASDVAYFSYIYSVLEVKRYKKATSYSRSVQLLGYTVGAVLGQLLVSFDLMSYMNIVVFTMVLTALAMVASCLLPMPKKSMFFHTTRPNAQEDGGQDIDRGSTGVVQDVKESNSTGRVSLGKILCLVKKDLADCYSSRNLFWSIWWAMATCGYNQTVNFVQVLWDHVEPSQNSSIYNGGVEAVSNLLSAATAYGVGFTKVRWERWGELALGGFSGLGSASLFLMTFIGNIWACYAGYVLFKCLYMLQITIAMFQIAAGLSLERHALVFGVNTFAALVLQTILVSVVVDTNGLGLGILPQFTVYASFFAVIAMVFTLRGLYIIWTYRSERPNIQEIRF, via the exons ATGGAACTAGTTAGGCGGTGGAGAAGTTGGAAGTCCGACTGGAGGTATGCCACTGCATTGTTGTGCGTGTATGGATTCTTCAGCACTGTCAAGCCATTGGAGCCTTTTTTAATACCATTCTTGAGTGGCCCAGACAAGAACTTAACAACAGAACAG ATAAACAATGAGATTCTCCCAGTCTGGACTTATTCCTACCTCACCGTGCTGGTGCCGGTGTTCCTGCTCACGGATTGGCTGCGTTACAAGCCTGTGATCATCTTCCAAAGCGCTGCTCTTTTTGTCTTAACCGCGTTACTCTACTGGACCAAAAGTGTGCCAGCCATGCAGGCCGGTCAGTTCTTCTATGGGGTGGTGACAGCATCTGATGTGGCATATTTTTCATACATTTACAG CGTCTTAGAAGTGAAGCGGTACAAGAAGGCCACATCTTACAGCCGCAGTGTGCAGCTTTTGGGGTACACAGTAGGAGCTGTCCTGGGACAGCTCCTGGTCAGTTTTGATCTGATGTCATACATGAACATCGTGGTATTCACTATGGTCCTTACTGCTCTGGCCATGGTTGCATCCTGTCTTCTGCCAATGCCAAAAAAGAGCATGTTTTTCCACACAACAAGACCTAATGCTCAAGAAGATGGAGGTCAGGACATAGATAGGGGGTCTACTGGAGTGGTCCAAGATGTGAAAGAAAGTAACTCCACAGGAAGGGTCAGTCTTGGTAAAATACTTTGTCTTGTGAAGAAAGATTTGGCTGACTGTTACTCATCTAGAAACCTCTTTTGGTCCATATGGTGGGCAATGGCGACCTGTGGCTATAACCAGACTGTCAACTTTGTGCAG GTGCTATGGGATCATGTTGAGCCCTCCCAGAACTCCAGCATCTACAATGGCGGAGTGGAAGCTGTCTCTAACCTCTTGA GTGCAGCTACAGCATATGGTGTAGGCTTCACTAAGGTGAGATGGGAGCGCTGGGGAGAGCTGGCACTGGGTGGATTCTCTGGACTGGGGTCagcctccctctttctcatgACCTTTATAGGCAACATCTGGGCATGCTACGCAGGATATGTGctcttcaaatgtttgtacATGCTGCAGATAACAATTGCCAT GTTTCAGATTGCAGCTGGTCTGTCACTGGAGAGACACGCACTAGTGTTCGGAGTGAATACTTTTGCAGCATTGGTTCTGCAGACAATCCTCGTGTCAGTGGTCGTTGACACTAACGGATTGGGTCTAGGCATCCTTCCACAG ttCACAGTATATGCAAGCTTTTTTGCAGTCATTGCCATGGTTTTCACTCTAAGAGGACTTTATATCATATGGACATACAGAAGTGAAAGGCCAAACATACAAGAGATCAGATTCTAA
- the agfg1a gene encoding arf-GAP domain and FG repeat-containing protein 1a isoform X3 produces MAASAKRKQEEKHLKMLREMTSLPPNRKCFDCDQRGPTYANMTVGSFVCTSCSGILRGLNPPHRVKSISMTTFTQSEIEFLQKHGNEVCKQIWLGLYDDRTSSIPDFREPQKVKDFLQEKYEKKRWWVPPEQAKVVASVHASISGSSNSSTSSTPEVRPLKTLLGESAPSLHLNRNTPPNQSPVVSRGQSHPQQFHDKKFDLLSDLGGDIFAGPPNVNAGANSSFANFAHFNSHTTPQTTSANADFANFDTFGTTVASSGGFPSAPASFQPTNTGSTSGGLGNTNFANFDNFPKSCSADFGSFSSSSQSNSTAGREAAQSSAPADRYAALADLDNIFSSGKTEPGGGVPGGTSAAAAAANVAQIPAAGGDRYAALAELDTVFSTSAPTSVYNTTSTSHGSVFASEGGAPSAQPPQTMPTMVPGFGAQSTNPFVAAGIGPSAAPTNPFQTNGRAANVAAAAGLLGFLQGQAVPPHLASFGTASMSMPSGFGNASAFNLPTSFSGTFQQQFPGQAPFPQPPAYPQQPNGGYPGFGQAKPVMTPFGQTMAGPMVSSNPFLGAGPSMQYPAGGSSTNPFL; encoded by the exons ATGGCGGCGAGTGCGAAGCGAAAACAGGAGGAGAAACACCTGAAGATGCTTAGAGAAATGACGAGTTTGCCTCCCAATAGAAAGTGCTTTGACTGCGATCAGCGGGGCCCAACCTATGCCAACATGACTGTGGGCTCGTTTGTGTGTACCTCCTGCTCTGGCATCCT GCGAGGACTTAATCCGCCCCACAGAGTCAAGTCCATCTCTATGACGACCTTCACGCAATCAGAAATCGAGTTCCTACAGAAACATGGCAATGAG GTATGTAAACAGATTTGGCTGGGCCTGTATGATGACAGAACCTCATCCATACCAGATTTCAGAGAACCACAGAAAGTGAAAGACTTCCTCCAAGAGAAATATGAGAAGAAAAGATG GTGGGTACCTCCAGAACAGGCCAAGGTTGTTGCTTCAGTCCATGCCTCCATCTCGGGCTCGTCCAACAGCAGCACGAGCAGTACCCCAGAGGTCAGACCACTCAAGACACTATTAGGAGAGTCTGCACCATCGCTGCACCTCAACAGGAACACCCCACCCAATCAG tCTCCAGTCGTGAGCCGTGGACAATCCCATCCGCAGCAGTTTCATGACAAGAAGTTTGACCTCCTCAGTGACTTGGGAGGAGACATCTTTGCAGGCCCACCTAACGTCAACGCTGGCGCCAATTCCAGTTTTGCCAACTTTGCACATTTCAACAGTCACACAA CGCCTCAGACCACCAGTGCAAATGCAGACTTTGCTAACTTTGACACATTTGGGACCACTGTTGCCTCATCAGGTGGtttcccctctgctcctgcttcATTTCAACCTACAAATACAG GTAGCACCTCAGGGGGACTAGGAAATACCAATTTTGCAAATTTTGACAACTTCCCCAAATCGTGTAGTGCTGACTTTGGATCCTTCAGTTCCTCCTCCCAGAGTAACTCCACAGCTGGCAGAGAAGCTGCACAGAGTAGTGCCCCTGCTGATAGATACGCAGCGCTGGCTGACCTGGATAACATTTTTAGCTCTGGCAAAACCGAGCCAG GAGGTGGTGTTCCTGGTGGCACAAGTGCAGCCGCAGCAGCAGCTAATGTGGCCCAGATCCCTGCAGCTGGAGGAGATCGCTACGCTGCTTTAGCTGAACTTGACACTGTGTTCAGTACGTCAGCGCCCACTAGTGTCTACAACACCACCAGCACCTCTCATGG CAGTGTGTTTGCATCAGAGGGTGGAGCACCATCAGCACAACCACCACAGACTATGCCCACAATGGTTCCTGGTTTTGGAG CTCAGTCAACAAATCCTTTTGTAGCTGCTGGCATTGGCCCTTCTGCAGCTCCCACCAACCCGTTTCAGACCAACGGCCGAGCAGCTAATGTGGCAGCAGCAGCTG GTTTGTTGGGGTTTCTTCAGGGGCAGGCAGTTCCACCCCACCTGG ctTCATTCGGCACTGCGTCTATGAGTATGCCATCTGGATTTGGAAACGCCAGTGCTTTCAACCTCCCAACCAGTTTTAGTGGGACTTTTCAGCAACAGTTTCCCGGTCAAGCTCCTTTTCCTCAGCCCCCCGCATATCCACAACAACCCAATG gtgGATATCCAGGCTTTGGTCAAGCGAAGCCTGTGATGACTCCTTTTGGGCAGACAATGGCTGGACCTATGGTTTCTAGTAATCCATTCCTT GGTGCAGGGCCATCTATGCAGTATCCAGCTGGAGGCTCTTCAACAAATCCTTTCTTATAG
- the agfg1a gene encoding arf-GAP domain and FG repeat-containing protein 1a isoform X1 has product MAASAKRKQEEKHLKMLREMTSLPPNRKCFDCDQRGPTYANMTVGSFVCTSCSGILRGLNPPHRVKSISMTTFTQSEIEFLQKHGNEVCKQIWLGLYDDRTSSIPDFREPQKVKDFLQEKYEKKRWWVPPEQAKVVASVHASISGSSNSSTSSTPEVRPLKTLLGESAPSLHLNRNTPPNQSPVVSRGQSHPQQFHDKKFDLLSDLGGDIFAGPPNVNAGANSSFANFAHFNSHTTPQTTSANADFANFDTFGTTVASSGGFPSAPASFQPTNTAFTVLSSSRSMGEFGTALPLQAAHSSTSGGLGNTNFANFDNFPKSCSADFGSFSSSSQSNSTAGREAAQSSAPADRYAALADLDNIFSSGKTEPGGGVPGGTSAAAAAANVAQIPAAGGDRYAALAELDTVFSTSAPTSVYNTTSTSHGSVFASEGGAPSAQPPQTMPTMVPGFGAQSTNPFVAAGIGPSAAPTNPFQTNGRAANVAAAAGLLGFLQGQAVPPHLASFGTASMSMPSGFGNASAFNLPTSFSGTFQQQFPGQAPFPQPPAYPQQPNGGYPGFGQAKPVMTPFGQTMAGPMVSSNPFLGAGPSMQYPAGGSSTNPFL; this is encoded by the exons ATGGCGGCGAGTGCGAAGCGAAAACAGGAGGAGAAACACCTGAAGATGCTTAGAGAAATGACGAGTTTGCCTCCCAATAGAAAGTGCTTTGACTGCGATCAGCGGGGCCCAACCTATGCCAACATGACTGTGGGCTCGTTTGTGTGTACCTCCTGCTCTGGCATCCT GCGAGGACTTAATCCGCCCCACAGAGTCAAGTCCATCTCTATGACGACCTTCACGCAATCAGAAATCGAGTTCCTACAGAAACATGGCAATGAG GTATGTAAACAGATTTGGCTGGGCCTGTATGATGACAGAACCTCATCCATACCAGATTTCAGAGAACCACAGAAAGTGAAAGACTTCCTCCAAGAGAAATATGAGAAGAAAAGATG GTGGGTACCTCCAGAACAGGCCAAGGTTGTTGCTTCAGTCCATGCCTCCATCTCGGGCTCGTCCAACAGCAGCACGAGCAGTACCCCAGAGGTCAGACCACTCAAGACACTATTAGGAGAGTCTGCACCATCGCTGCACCTCAACAGGAACACCCCACCCAATCAG tCTCCAGTCGTGAGCCGTGGACAATCCCATCCGCAGCAGTTTCATGACAAGAAGTTTGACCTCCTCAGTGACTTGGGAGGAGACATCTTTGCAGGCCCACCTAACGTCAACGCTGGCGCCAATTCCAGTTTTGCCAACTTTGCACATTTCAACAGTCACACAA CGCCTCAGACCACCAGTGCAAATGCAGACTTTGCTAACTTTGACACATTTGGGACCACTGTTGCCTCATCAGGTGGtttcccctctgctcctgcttcATTTCAACCTACAAATACAG CTTTCACTGTGCTCTCATCCAGCCGCAGTATGGGTGAGTTTGGTACTGCTCTGCCCCTCCAGGCAGCACACA GTAGCACCTCAGGGGGACTAGGAAATACCAATTTTGCAAATTTTGACAACTTCCCCAAATCGTGTAGTGCTGACTTTGGATCCTTCAGTTCCTCCTCCCAGAGTAACTCCACAGCTGGCAGAGAAGCTGCACAGAGTAGTGCCCCTGCTGATAGATACGCAGCGCTGGCTGACCTGGATAACATTTTTAGCTCTGGCAAAACCGAGCCAG GAGGTGGTGTTCCTGGTGGCACAAGTGCAGCCGCAGCAGCAGCTAATGTGGCCCAGATCCCTGCAGCTGGAGGAGATCGCTACGCTGCTTTAGCTGAACTTGACACTGTGTTCAGTACGTCAGCGCCCACTAGTGTCTACAACACCACCAGCACCTCTCATGG CAGTGTGTTTGCATCAGAGGGTGGAGCACCATCAGCACAACCACCACAGACTATGCCCACAATGGTTCCTGGTTTTGGAG CTCAGTCAACAAATCCTTTTGTAGCTGCTGGCATTGGCCCTTCTGCAGCTCCCACCAACCCGTTTCAGACCAACGGCCGAGCAGCTAATGTGGCAGCAGCAGCTG GTTTGTTGGGGTTTCTTCAGGGGCAGGCAGTTCCACCCCACCTGG ctTCATTCGGCACTGCGTCTATGAGTATGCCATCTGGATTTGGAAACGCCAGTGCTTTCAACCTCCCAACCAGTTTTAGTGGGACTTTTCAGCAACAGTTTCCCGGTCAAGCTCCTTTTCCTCAGCCCCCCGCATATCCACAACAACCCAATG gtgGATATCCAGGCTTTGGTCAAGCGAAGCCTGTGATGACTCCTTTTGGGCAGACAATGGCTGGACCTATGGTTTCTAGTAATCCATTCCTT GGTGCAGGGCCATCTATGCAGTATCCAGCTGGAGGCTCTTCAACAAATCCTTTCTTATAG
- the agfg1a gene encoding arf-GAP domain and FG repeat-containing protein 1a isoform X4 — MAASAKRKQEEKHLKMLREMTSLPPNRKCFDCDQRGPTYANMTVGSFVCTSCSGILRGLNPPHRVKSISMTTFTQSEIEFLQKHGNEVCKQIWLGLYDDRTSSIPDFREPQKVKDFLQEKYEKKRWWVPPEQAKVVASVHASISGSSNSSTSSTPEVRPLKTLLGESAPSLHLNRNTPPNQSPVVSRGQSHPQQFHDKKFDLLSDLGGDIFAGPPNVNAGANSSFANFAHFNSHTTPQTTSANADFANFDTFGTTVASSGGFPSAPASFQPTNTGSTSGGLGNTNFANFDNFPKSCSADFGSFSSSSQSNSTAGREAAQSSAPADRYAALADLDNIFSSGKTEPGGGVPGGTSAAAAAANVAQIPAAGGDRYAALAELDTVFSTSAPTSVYNTTSTSHGSVFASEGGAPSAQPPQTMPTMVPGFGAQSTNPFVAAGIGPSAAPTNPFQTNGRAANVAAAAASFGTASMSMPSGFGNASAFNLPTSFSGTFQQQFPGQAPFPQPPAYPQQPNGGYPGFGQAKPVMTPFGQTMAGPMVSSNPFLGAGPSMQYPAGGSSTNPFL; from the exons ATGGCGGCGAGTGCGAAGCGAAAACAGGAGGAGAAACACCTGAAGATGCTTAGAGAAATGACGAGTTTGCCTCCCAATAGAAAGTGCTTTGACTGCGATCAGCGGGGCCCAACCTATGCCAACATGACTGTGGGCTCGTTTGTGTGTACCTCCTGCTCTGGCATCCT GCGAGGACTTAATCCGCCCCACAGAGTCAAGTCCATCTCTATGACGACCTTCACGCAATCAGAAATCGAGTTCCTACAGAAACATGGCAATGAG GTATGTAAACAGATTTGGCTGGGCCTGTATGATGACAGAACCTCATCCATACCAGATTTCAGAGAACCACAGAAAGTGAAAGACTTCCTCCAAGAGAAATATGAGAAGAAAAGATG GTGGGTACCTCCAGAACAGGCCAAGGTTGTTGCTTCAGTCCATGCCTCCATCTCGGGCTCGTCCAACAGCAGCACGAGCAGTACCCCAGAGGTCAGACCACTCAAGACACTATTAGGAGAGTCTGCACCATCGCTGCACCTCAACAGGAACACCCCACCCAATCAG tCTCCAGTCGTGAGCCGTGGACAATCCCATCCGCAGCAGTTTCATGACAAGAAGTTTGACCTCCTCAGTGACTTGGGAGGAGACATCTTTGCAGGCCCACCTAACGTCAACGCTGGCGCCAATTCCAGTTTTGCCAACTTTGCACATTTCAACAGTCACACAA CGCCTCAGACCACCAGTGCAAATGCAGACTTTGCTAACTTTGACACATTTGGGACCACTGTTGCCTCATCAGGTGGtttcccctctgctcctgcttcATTTCAACCTACAAATACAG GTAGCACCTCAGGGGGACTAGGAAATACCAATTTTGCAAATTTTGACAACTTCCCCAAATCGTGTAGTGCTGACTTTGGATCCTTCAGTTCCTCCTCCCAGAGTAACTCCACAGCTGGCAGAGAAGCTGCACAGAGTAGTGCCCCTGCTGATAGATACGCAGCGCTGGCTGACCTGGATAACATTTTTAGCTCTGGCAAAACCGAGCCAG GAGGTGGTGTTCCTGGTGGCACAAGTGCAGCCGCAGCAGCAGCTAATGTGGCCCAGATCCCTGCAGCTGGAGGAGATCGCTACGCTGCTTTAGCTGAACTTGACACTGTGTTCAGTACGTCAGCGCCCACTAGTGTCTACAACACCACCAGCACCTCTCATGG CAGTGTGTTTGCATCAGAGGGTGGAGCACCATCAGCACAACCACCACAGACTATGCCCACAATGGTTCCTGGTTTTGGAG CTCAGTCAACAAATCCTTTTGTAGCTGCTGGCATTGGCCCTTCTGCAGCTCCCACCAACCCGTTTCAGACCAACGGCCGAGCAGCTAATGTGGCAGCAGCAGCTG ctTCATTCGGCACTGCGTCTATGAGTATGCCATCTGGATTTGGAAACGCCAGTGCTTTCAACCTCCCAACCAGTTTTAGTGGGACTTTTCAGCAACAGTTTCCCGGTCAAGCTCCTTTTCCTCAGCCCCCCGCATATCCACAACAACCCAATG gtgGATATCCAGGCTTTGGTCAAGCGAAGCCTGTGATGACTCCTTTTGGGCAGACAATGGCTGGACCTATGGTTTCTAGTAATCCATTCCTT GGTGCAGGGCCATCTATGCAGTATCCAGCTGGAGGCTCTTCAACAAATCCTTTCTTATAG
- the agfg1a gene encoding arf-GAP domain and FG repeat-containing protein 1a isoform X2, whose protein sequence is MAASAKRKQEEKHLKMLREMTSLPPNRKCFDCDQRGPTYANMTVGSFVCTSCSGILRGLNPPHRVKSISMTTFTQSEIEFLQKHGNEVCKQIWLGLYDDRTSSIPDFREPQKVKDFLQEKYEKKRWWVPPEQAKVVASVHASISGSSNSSTSSTPEVRPLKTLLGESAPSLHLNRNTPPNQSPVVSRGQSHPQQFHDKKFDLLSDLGGDIFAGPPNVNAGANSSFANFAHFNSHTTPQTTSANADFANFDTFGTTVASSGGFPSAPASFQPTNTAFTVLSSSRSMGEFGTALPLQAAHSSTSGGLGNTNFANFDNFPKSCSADFGSFSSSSQSNSTAGREAAQSSAPADRYAALADLDNIFSSGKTEPGGGVPGGTSAAAAAANVAQIPAAGGDRYAALAELDTVFSTSAPTSVYNTTSTSHGSVFASEGGAPSAQPPQTMPTMVPGFGAQSTNPFVAAGIGPSAAPTNPFQTNGRAANVAAAAASFGTASMSMPSGFGNASAFNLPTSFSGTFQQQFPGQAPFPQPPAYPQQPNGGYPGFGQAKPVMTPFGQTMAGPMVSSNPFLGAGPSMQYPAGGSSTNPFL, encoded by the exons ATGGCGGCGAGTGCGAAGCGAAAACAGGAGGAGAAACACCTGAAGATGCTTAGAGAAATGACGAGTTTGCCTCCCAATAGAAAGTGCTTTGACTGCGATCAGCGGGGCCCAACCTATGCCAACATGACTGTGGGCTCGTTTGTGTGTACCTCCTGCTCTGGCATCCT GCGAGGACTTAATCCGCCCCACAGAGTCAAGTCCATCTCTATGACGACCTTCACGCAATCAGAAATCGAGTTCCTACAGAAACATGGCAATGAG GTATGTAAACAGATTTGGCTGGGCCTGTATGATGACAGAACCTCATCCATACCAGATTTCAGAGAACCACAGAAAGTGAAAGACTTCCTCCAAGAGAAATATGAGAAGAAAAGATG GTGGGTACCTCCAGAACAGGCCAAGGTTGTTGCTTCAGTCCATGCCTCCATCTCGGGCTCGTCCAACAGCAGCACGAGCAGTACCCCAGAGGTCAGACCACTCAAGACACTATTAGGAGAGTCTGCACCATCGCTGCACCTCAACAGGAACACCCCACCCAATCAG tCTCCAGTCGTGAGCCGTGGACAATCCCATCCGCAGCAGTTTCATGACAAGAAGTTTGACCTCCTCAGTGACTTGGGAGGAGACATCTTTGCAGGCCCACCTAACGTCAACGCTGGCGCCAATTCCAGTTTTGCCAACTTTGCACATTTCAACAGTCACACAA CGCCTCAGACCACCAGTGCAAATGCAGACTTTGCTAACTTTGACACATTTGGGACCACTGTTGCCTCATCAGGTGGtttcccctctgctcctgcttcATTTCAACCTACAAATACAG CTTTCACTGTGCTCTCATCCAGCCGCAGTATGGGTGAGTTTGGTACTGCTCTGCCCCTCCAGGCAGCACACA GTAGCACCTCAGGGGGACTAGGAAATACCAATTTTGCAAATTTTGACAACTTCCCCAAATCGTGTAGTGCTGACTTTGGATCCTTCAGTTCCTCCTCCCAGAGTAACTCCACAGCTGGCAGAGAAGCTGCACAGAGTAGTGCCCCTGCTGATAGATACGCAGCGCTGGCTGACCTGGATAACATTTTTAGCTCTGGCAAAACCGAGCCAG GAGGTGGTGTTCCTGGTGGCACAAGTGCAGCCGCAGCAGCAGCTAATGTGGCCCAGATCCCTGCAGCTGGAGGAGATCGCTACGCTGCTTTAGCTGAACTTGACACTGTGTTCAGTACGTCAGCGCCCACTAGTGTCTACAACACCACCAGCACCTCTCATGG CAGTGTGTTTGCATCAGAGGGTGGAGCACCATCAGCACAACCACCACAGACTATGCCCACAATGGTTCCTGGTTTTGGAG CTCAGTCAACAAATCCTTTTGTAGCTGCTGGCATTGGCCCTTCTGCAGCTCCCACCAACCCGTTTCAGACCAACGGCCGAGCAGCTAATGTGGCAGCAGCAGCTG ctTCATTCGGCACTGCGTCTATGAGTATGCCATCTGGATTTGGAAACGCCAGTGCTTTCAACCTCCCAACCAGTTTTAGTGGGACTTTTCAGCAACAGTTTCCCGGTCAAGCTCCTTTTCCTCAGCCCCCCGCATATCCACAACAACCCAATG gtgGATATCCAGGCTTTGGTCAAGCGAAGCCTGTGATGACTCCTTTTGGGCAGACAATGGCTGGACCTATGGTTTCTAGTAATCCATTCCTT GGTGCAGGGCCATCTATGCAGTATCCAGCTGGAGGCTCTTCAACAAATCCTTTCTTATAG
- the mrpl44 gene encoding 39S ribosomal protein L44, mitochondrial, with protein MATGFLLNRAALTLGIHCQNACRNVTLTHVRGKKRWMKTYVYLMAKKLKLEGPPPPKPRSQKPNWDYHAEVNAFQTRLHENFSLELLKRAFVNPCYLKAESERRQGLGVDTELTALTLKDNIELSAKGEAFTKMFAADWCRASFPSLPDEGVKSVVDHLTGVRTVTYVSRRLGIEDLTMSAEFPVPDEVLYSTFMAIIGALQQSSGAERAGFFLRDFLITQMIGRDLFDLWTVVNPMGLLTEELTKRNIPLPEPRLIRAAGASTVLPLYFVGLYSEKKLLAQGPGETLALAEEEAARVALRKIYGFSENRKPINFSPQQDQQSTVQAIGSN; from the exons ATGGCTACAGGATTTTTACTCAATCGTGCAGCACTAACGTTAGGAATCCACTGTCAAAATGCGTGCAGGAATGTCACTCTGACTCACGTGAGGGGGAAAAAGCGATGGATGAAAACTTATGTTTATCTGATGGCGaaaaagctgaagcttgaaggACCTCCGCCGCCTAAACCACG CTCACAGAAACCTAACTGGGATTACCATGCAGAGGTCAATGCTTTCCAAACCCGCCTGCATGAAAATTTCTCATTGGAGCTTCTAAAAAGGGCTTTTGTCAATCCATGTTATCTGAaagcagagagtgagagaagacaAGGATTGGGTGTGGACACTGAGTTGACTGCTCTTACACTGAAAGATAATATCGAGCTTAGTGCTAAAGGAGAAGCATTCACCAAAATGTTTGCAGCTGACTGGTGCAGGGCCAGCTTCCCCAGTCTGCCAGATGAAGGGGTGAAGAGTGTTGTAGATCATCTCACTGGTGTACGCACAGTCACCTACGTCTCCAGAAGATTAGGAATTGAAGACCTCACCATGAGTGCAGAATTTCCTGTTCCAGATGAGGTCCTCTATTCTACTTTCATGGCCATAATAGGAGCACTACAGCAGAGCAGTGGTGCAGAACGAGCAGGCTTTTTCCTCAGG GATTTCCTGATTACTCAAATGATTGGAAGGGACTTGTTTGATTTATGGACTGTTGTGAATCCTATGGGCCTTCTAACAGAGGAGCTGACAAAGAGAAATATTCCTCTTCCTGAGCCCCGTCTCATAAGGGCTGCAGGAGCCAGCACTGTCCTTCCTCTGTACTTTGTTGGCTTGTACAG TGAGAAGAAGCTTTTGGCTCAGGGTCCAGGAGAAACGTTAGCTTTAGCTGAAGAGGAGGCCGCTCGAGTGGCACTGAGGAAGATATATGGCTTCAGTGAAAACCGAAAACCAATTAACTTCTCTCCTCAACAAGACCAGCAGTCAACAGTTCAAGCAATTGGTAGCAATTga